From the Blastocatellia bacterium genome, one window contains:
- a CDS encoding 50S ribosomal protein L11 methyltransferase: MTCKITKDFLTLRRHKRQTPKIIYDLGQRIRLVYGKTNLNDLVDRNWLVIKLSASNPTAFGTTNLHPTTQWCIEMLEKYLQDGKVLDVGTGAGILAIAAFKLKRENQVFAFDIYQDAIKQAKINFRLNGLEKYIDLRQAKLNDYPINSYSTIIANLPPIAISELFPDLIDRLTIDGNIIISGILKHNFIDIERKLISRNLKIIDKVITDLWCLVVAKKCF; this comes from the coding sequence ATGACCTGCAAAATAACAAAAGATTTTCTAACTCTTAGAAGACATAAACGTCAAACACCCAAAATTATTTATGATCTAGGACAAAGAATACGCTTAGTTTATGGTAAAACTAACTTAAATGATTTAGTAGACCGTAACTGGTTAGTTATAAAACTTTCTGCAAGTAACCCTACTGCTTTTGGAACTACTAATTTACATCCAACTACTCAATGGTGCATAGAAATGCTAGAAAAATATTTACAAGATGGAAAGGTTTTAGATGTGGGAACAGGGGCTGGAATACTAGCTATTGCGGCTTTTAAGCTTAAAAGAGAAAATCAAGTATTTGCTTTTGATATTTATCAAGATGCTATAAAGCAAGCAAAAATAAACTTTAGGCTAAATGGATTAGAAAAGTACATTGACTTAAGGCAAGCTAAGTTAAATGATTACCCAATAAATTCTTATTCAACAATAATTGCTAATTTACCACCTATAGCAATTTCTGAACTTTTTCCAGATTTAATAGATAGATTAACAATAGATGGAAATATAATTATTTCTGGTATTTTGAAGCATAATTTCATTGATATAGAAAGAAAACTAATTAGTAGAAACTTAAAAATAATAGATAAAGTGATAACAGATTTATGGTGTTTAGTAGTAGCAAAGAAATGTTTTTAG
- a CDS encoding PilZ domain-containing protein yields the protein MTKPLPKQPRLFARIAVNFPVRISTLDIKGKKILTQAIILNVSRGGAAIELNADTDPTSTVKIHWQDQRGLHETLAQARWKQVCGNNIWRLGVENTENSQLWSNLIYFACRNRNC from the coding sequence ATGACAAAGCCTTTACCAAAACAGCCGCGTTTGTTTGCTCGAATTGCAGTAAATTTCCCAGTTAGAATAAGCACTTTAGATATAAAAGGGAAAAAAATACTTACTCAAGCAATAATTCTTAATGTTAGCCGAGGTGGTGCTGCAATAGAGTTAAATGCTGATACTGATCCAACTAGCACAGTAAAAATTCATTGGCAAGACCAACGTGGTTTACACGAAACCTTAGCACAAGCTCGTTGGAAACAAGTTTGTGGCAATAATATTTGGCGATTAGGTGTAGAAAATACTGAAAATAGTCAGCTTTGGTCAAATTTAATTTATTTTGCTTGTAGAAATCGCAATTGCTAA
- a CDS encoding serine/threonine protein kinase, translating into MKYCPICKACYEDTDDRCSKDRIFLVEAFPGQRMVDKYRIDALIGQGGMGTVYRATHLELDRVVALKIVLPDYVSSSETLERFRREARASARLNHSSVITIYDFGLLENGRAYLAMELLNGRSLRDEIEKLGILSPKRTLDILKPVCEAVQAAHNAGVIHRDLKPDNIIIESSENNPDMVKVVDFGIAKLKEKSGKSMTLTGPGLVMGTPHYMSPEQCKGEELDIRYDIYSLGVMLYEMLSGQVPFDAPTPSAVIIQHAIDPPRKLSTVRRDIKPELEEVVMKALTKSRQTRQQTVMQLYEELEKSILLDKQSVNVFPNSKSATPIPPPPPLPRSILATPRQTGALEEEEILKLSRKAETIVDIKVSDIPKVNKEEKTKKDEKEENNFISEENPLSLTMEQDIETGDLSLSPEGFAEALAKQASKMSDLDLEASELLAHTNISNEEIFLQEIAVLQGHEHVIKAINYTPDGKYLVSASSDGAIKIWDLKKKRVRGALHGHELAVNALAIAPNGTLVASASSDGSVRIWDLNTEKEITRFDKYQGSLRSLAFAPNSRLLAVANDANIELWDIIARQKLTTFSGHIRLVESVEFSPDGNLLISGGVDETIRF; encoded by the coding sequence ATGAAATATTGTCCAATTTGCAAAGCTTGTTATGAAGATACTGATGATCGATGTAGTAAGGATCGTATTTTTTTAGTTGAAGCTTTTCCTGGTCAAAGGATGGTAGATAAATATAGAATAGATGCTTTAATTGGTCAGGGTGGTATGGGTACAGTTTATCGTGCTACTCATTTAGAGCTTGACCGAGTAGTAGCACTAAAAATAGTTTTGCCAGATTATGTTTCTAGTAGTGAGACATTAGAGCGTTTTCGCCGTGAAGCTCGTGCTTCTGCTCGGCTTAATCATTCTAGTGTAATTACAATTTATGATTTTGGTTTGCTAGAAAATGGACGTGCTTATTTAGCAATGGAATTACTAAATGGACGTTCCTTACGTGATGAAATTGAAAAACTAGGAATTTTATCTCCTAAACGAACACTAGATATATTAAAACCTGTTTGTGAAGCAGTGCAGGCGGCTCATAATGCTGGAGTAATTCACCGAGACCTAAAACCAGATAATATTATTATTGAATCGAGTGAAAATAACCCAGATATGGTTAAAGTAGTAGATTTTGGAATTGCTAAATTAAAGGAAAAGTCTGGTAAATCTATGACTTTAACCGGGCCCGGTTTAGTAATGGGAACTCCTCATTATATGTCTCCAGAACAATGTAAAGGAGAAGAATTAGATATTCGTTATGATATTTATAGTTTGGGTGTCATGCTTTATGAAATGCTTTCTGGACAAGTACCCTTTGATGCTCCTACACCTTCAGCCGTTATTATTCAACATGCCATTGACCCTCCACGCAAGTTAAGTACTGTTAGACGAGATATTAAACCTGAACTAGAAGAAGTGGTAATGAAAGCTCTAACAAAAAGCCGTCAAACCCGGCAACAAACAGTGATGCAGCTATATGAGGAGTTAGAAAAAAGCATACTTTTAGATAAACAATCGGTAAATGTTTTTCCAAATTCTAAATCTGCTACACCTATTCCACCGCCCCCACCCTTGCCCCGCTCGATTTTAGCAACTCCTCGTCAAACAGGTGCTTTAGAAGAAGAAGAAATACTAAAGTTATCACGTAAAGCTGAAACCATTGTAGATATTAAGGTTTCTGATATTCCAAAAGTAAATAAAGAAGAAAAAACTAAAAAAGATGAAAAGGAAGAAAATAACTTTATTTCTGAAGAAAATCCTCTTTCTTTAACTATGGAACAAGATATTGAAACAGGGGATTTATCGCTTTCTCCAGAAGGTTTTGCTGAAGCATTGGCAAAACAGGCTAGTAAAATGAGTGATTTAGACCTGGAGGCTAGCGAACTATTAGCACATACTAATATTTCTAATGAAGAAATTTTCTTACAAGAAATAGCTGTTTTACAAGGGCATGAACACGTAATCAAAGCTATTAACTACACACCTGATGGAAAATATTTAGTTTCTGCAAGCTCTGATGGAGCAATAAAAATTTGGGACTTAAAGAAAAAACGTGTTAGAGGTGCTTTACATGGACATGAACTAGCGGTTAATGCTTTAGCTATTGCTCCTAATGGAACCTTAGTGGCTTCAGCTAGTTCTGATGGAAGTGTTAGAATTTGGGATCTAAATACAGAAAAAGAAATAACTAGATTTGATAAATATCAAGGCTCACTTCGTTCACTGGCTTTTGCTCCTAATAGTCGATTACTAGCTGTTGCAAATGATGCAAATATTGAACTTTGGGATATTATTGCTAGACAAAAATTAACTACTTTTTCTGGGCATATTAGGCTAGTTGAGTCCGTAGAGTTTTCCCCCGATGGTAATTTGCTAATTTCTGGTGGAGTAGATGAAACCATAAGATTTTAG
- a CDS encoding HD domain-containing protein, whose protein sequence is MSLLRSVLDSIEPLTKTFAKTHLVSLIIYDVKKTKLIQAGPESVLQTEACATVLWEQAQHSKPVSFDRMIDGFYISAYKIYDNANNISMLVTMARLPESALSDQLQNELLDSLAKTVQSCLQWAGAQRSAVLELMEKYEELTLLYDISERLEGLPSFDEVANEMLKQATSRVKCKAGRLVLVEESGNYQQRLFAQKDSVIPQSAISYLGQEDTATLCLTKPVTQIVNDPFNIGESTALTQLHVPVCLKETPIGVLSLFRLLSSPFKASDKKIAEMLARQTAGKLESSRLYAKLESLFMDSIKMLVECIDARDTYTSGHSSRVSIYSVFLAREIGLAEDQIKTIEVGALLHDVGKIRIRDHILNKPGRLTDEERQIIQQHPEFGMRIVDHIKQLHNTVPCIYCHHEYYDGKGYPRGLGGEDIPLMGRIVTIADTFDAMTSTRPYRKALSQKQAYDEIMRFRGIQFDPHLAEAFGEAILRGEFDKYIENTDPINTQQAQA, encoded by the coding sequence ATGTCACTGCTTCGCTCTGTTTTGGATTCTATTGAGCCTTTAACTAAAACCTTCGCTAAAACCCACTTGGTTAGTCTTATCATTTATGATGTTAAGAAAACCAAATTGATCCAAGCAGGCCCTGAATCAGTGCTTCAAACTGAGGCTTGTGCCACTGTGCTTTGGGAACAGGCCCAACATAGCAAACCTGTTAGTTTTGATCGTATGATTGATGGTTTTTATATTTCAGCTTATAAAATTTACGATAATGCTAATAATATAAGCATGTTAGTTACTATGGCTCGCTTGCCTGAATCTGCACTTTCTGATCAACTGCAAAATGAGCTTTTAGATTCATTAGCAAAAACAGTTCAAAGTTGTTTACAATGGGCAGGGGCCCAGCGTTCTGCTGTTTTAGAGTTAATGGAAAAGTACGAAGAACTAACCTTGCTTTATGACATTAGCGAAAGACTAGAAGGACTACCAAGTTTTGATGAAGTAGCTAATGAAATGCTTAAACAAGCTACCTCGCGTGTTAAATGTAAAGCTGGACGTTTAGTTTTAGTTGAAGAAAGTGGAAATTACCAACAACGTCTATTTGCTCAAAAAGATAGCGTTATCCCTCAATCAGCTATTAGTTATTTAGGTCAAGAAGATACAGCTACACTTTGTCTAACAAAACCCGTCACCCAAATAGTAAATGACCCTTTTAATATTGGTGAATCAACTGCATTAACACAATTACATGTTCCTGTTTGCTTAAAAGAAACTCCTATAGGGGTTTTAAGTCTATTTCGTCTTTTAAGCTCTCCTTTTAAGGCTTCTGACAAAAAAATTGCAGAAATGCTTGCCCGTCAAACTGCTGGAAAATTAGAAAGCTCTCGCCTTTATGCAAAACTAGAATCGCTCTTTATGGATTCTATTAAAATGTTAGTTGAATGTATTGATGCTCGTGATACTTATACATCAGGACATTCTTCTCGTGTCTCTATTTATTCGGTTTTCCTGGCTCGCGAAATTGGATTAGCTGAAGATCAAATTAAAACTATTGAAGTTGGAGCATTGCTTCATGATGTAGGTAAAATCCGTATTCGTGACCATATCTTAAATAAACCTGGTCGGCTAACTGACGAAGAACGCCAAATAATACAACAACATCCAGAATTTGGAATGCGTATTGTTGACCATATCAAACAATTACATAATACCGTCCCCTGCATTTATTGCCATCATGAATATTACGATGGTAAAGGTTATCCACGTGGTTTAGGTGGTGAAGATATTCCGTTAATGGGACGAATTGTAACTATTGCAGATACTTTTGATGCTATGACATCTACACGCCCTTATAGAAAAGCTTTGAGCCAAAAACAAGCTTATGATGAAATAATGCGTTTTCGAGGTATACAATTTGATCCACATTTAGCAGAAGCTTTTGGCGAAGCAATTTTACGAGGAGAATTTGATAAGTATATAGAAAATACTGATCCAATTAATACCCAACAAGCTCAAGCCTAA
- a CDS encoding prepilin-type N-terminal cleavage/methylation domain-containing protein, with the protein MFHRLKFLTRSNIRGFSLVEYMIAAILIGIMFGGLGKIMLTTINNGRFVQKFVDVNVLSLKKASELYNDSINQVNLIPKNQTQIGSINPNNPINGYFDLLNESGCLLSSFAQNPNDDGKGGKDDNPKGKTAKTDPINNLNQNNKQNYGGGDYVRLFHFKCA; encoded by the coding sequence ATGTTTCATAGACTAAAATTTTTAACTAGGTCAAACATACGTGGCTTTTCTTTAGTTGAATATATGATAGCTGCAATTCTCATTGGCATTATGTTTGGTGGCCTTGGAAAAATTATGCTAACCACAATAAACAATGGTCGGTTTGTACAAAAATTTGTAGATGTCAACGTTCTATCATTAAAAAAAGCTAGTGAGCTTTATAACGATAGCATTAATCAAGTTAACCTTATCCCTAAAAATCAAACTCAAATTGGATCAATCAATCCTAACAACCCAATAAATGGTTATTTTGACTTACTTAATGAGTCTGGCTGTCTTCTAAGTTCCTTTGCTCAAAATCCTAATGATGATGGTAAAGGTGGCAAAGATGATAATCCCAAAGGTAAAACAGCCAAAACCGATCCTATAAATAATCTTAATCAAAATAATAAGCAAAATTACGGGGGGGGAGACTACGTTAGATTGTTCCACTTCAAATGTGCTTAA
- a CDS encoding prepilin-type N-terminal cleavage/methylation domain-containing protein: protein MKNKTLRYSSHHKGFSLVEAIVVFVIGTLLLTTLVSLYIKWLKLDLRQERVVTLEKSITNTQASLEKALTTLPARGLATSNGQSFNTPILPAIGSMPNDKGQLTPITLGVVTPYKVNGFDAFTVIYGDAKRPRFSVAEMSNQIGSLRIAKIALPTNVSTTLLPGAGSDKEDNLTTTEQNQRPPVKDLPTPTPLPSSSPTPRGTSTPDPTSGDENDIAPNVPQEQTLNGLSWIPSVDMFQPGEVMLLVSTPPYQPDNAVEPAKSISRFVKIVSATQSSQGTGTTARKFINVTYDLCLNGECVDVIPGAINPTLSPRTLFGLGTILIPVKIASFYLKQDQMSSRVVRNDGGVILPDGNGNFVVQGGSEGRLGEIDSISVTYQLKDGTVVPTPNTPLVSWLNDVSSINVTLIRSLPAGITSEVINRKATINFPIAVRNLE, encoded by the coding sequence ATGAAAAACAAAACATTAAGATATTCCTCCCACCATAAGGGATTTAGCTTAGTAGAAGCAATTGTAGTTTTTGTTATAGGTACACTTTTACTAACCACTTTAGTAAGTCTTTACATTAAATGGCTTAAATTAGATCTTCGACAAGAAAGAGTAGTTACTCTTGAAAAATCAATAACTAATACCCAAGCTTCCCTAGAAAAAGCTTTGACAACTTTACCAGCACGAGGTCTAGCCACTTCTAACGGACAATCTTTTAATACTCCAATATTGCCAGCAATTGGTTCAATGCCTAATGATAAAGGGCAACTAACACCAATTACTTTAGGCGTTGTAACACCTTATAAAGTCAATGGTTTTGACGCTTTTACCGTTATTTATGGAGATGCTAAACGTCCTCGGTTTTCTGTTGCTGAAATGTCTAATCAAATAGGTAGCTTAAGAATTGCTAAAATTGCGCTTCCTACCAATGTTTCAACTACTCTTTTACCTGGTGCTGGATCTGATAAAGAAGATAATTTAACAACAACAGAGCAAAATCAACGTCCACCAGTTAAAGATCTTCCAACTCCAACTCCATTACCATCTTCTAGCCCAACTCCTAGAGGAACTTCAACACCTGATCCAACAAGCGGAGATGAAAATGATATTGCTCCAAATGTCCCTCAAGAGCAGACCTTAAATGGTTTATCTTGGATTCCTAGCGTAGATATGTTTCAACCTGGCGAAGTGATGTTGTTAGTTAGTACACCACCCTATCAGCCAGACAATGCAGTAGAACCAGCTAAATCAATTTCCCGCTTTGTTAAAATAGTAAGCGCAACTCAAAGTTCACAAGGCACAGGGACAACAGCACGTAAATTTATTAATGTTACTTATGATTTATGCCTAAATGGAGAATGTGTTGATGTTATTCCAGGTGCGATAAATCCAACCCTTTCACCTCGTACATTATTTGGTCTTGGAACAATTCTTATACCTGTTAAAATAGCGAGTTTTTACTTAAAGCAAGACCAAATGAGTAGCAGAGTTGTAAGAAATGATGGCGGGGTAATTTTACCTGATGGAAATGGCAATTTTGTTGTCCAAGGTGGTTCAGAAGGCAGATTAGGTGAAATTGATTCTATTAGCGTAACCTACCAATTAAAAGATGGAACTGTAGTTCCAACACCAAACACACCACTAGTTAGTTGGCTTAATGATGTTAGCTCAATTAATGTTACACTAATACGTTCTTTGCCTGCTGGAATTACTTCAGAAGTAATTAATCGTAAGGCCACGATTAACTTTCCAATTGCTGTACGTAACTTGGAATAA
- a CDS encoding DUF1553 domain-containing protein, which produces MSKTLMKRLVILGFIATLVLANTQFNSSAKASRNDLEGIVRNTPRAGVSKDDCTVLNKKKRFIDPKEYAQELSRNTEIAAAKLSPQEYNATAKVPRRNFIDDQIFDKIEQNGISSSPLASDEEFLRRVTLDLTGRIPTPEQVRQFVADTSADKRDKVINSLIGSPQFVDRWTLFVGDLVKNTAFSQNIDRFEEGRNALYNTIKTSIASNTPYNQFVRGLITGTGNTFQSGNASYLIGGITQMGPPQDTYDTTLVQATTRFLGINTFDCLLCHNGQGHTNALNVWATQVKRTEAWEMAAFFSRVGIRRNIVSRQPNIFNFDVIDLQNGNYTLNTDDGNRPARQPEAGSSNVVTPRYIFTGERPSTGESYRAAFARFLTADRQFARATVNYLWKQFYGMGIVEPVDNFDLARLDPNSPVEDPFTIQPTHPELLEKLTDEFIGSNYNLQHIMRLITQSSSYQLSSRYNGVWKAEYVPLFARKFVRRLDAEELHDAISIATNIFPSYQIFGFNSPISFAMQLPDTNEPFNRRDRRANTPATLVGLVFLNTFERGDRDDLPRSNSPTISQGLALMNSPFVNTRISANIANSTLNRLLANSSQDEKLVEDMFLTVLSRFPNKTEMNQALSMLKPNRSQGAEDLMWVLMNKIDFIYNY; this is translated from the coding sequence ATGAGTAAAACCCTAATGAAACGGTTAGTAATATTAGGTTTTATTGCTACGTTAGTATTAGCAAACACTCAATTTAATTCATCCGCTAAAGCCTCTAGGAATGATTTAGAAGGTATTGTTAGAAATACCCCAAGGGCAGGTGTAAGCAAAGATGATTGTACTGTATTAAATAAGAAGAAGAGATTTATAGATCCAAAAGAATATGCTCAAGAATTATCAAGAAATACTGAGATAGCAGCCGCTAAGCTTTCTCCACAAGAATATAACGCAACAGCAAAAGTTCCCCGACGTAATTTTATTGATGATCAGATATTTGACAAAATTGAACAAAACGGCATTTCCTCATCACCACTTGCAAGCGATGAAGAATTTTTACGCCGAGTTACACTAGATCTAACTGGACGTATTCCTACACCAGAGCAAGTACGTCAATTTGTAGCTGATACCTCAGCAGATAAAAGAGATAAAGTAATAAATTCCTTAATAGGTTCTCCTCAATTTGTTGATCGTTGGACATTGTTTGTAGGGGATTTAGTAAAAAATACTGCTTTTTCACAAAATATTGATCGATTTGAAGAAGGCCGTAACGCTCTCTATAACACAATCAAAACATCTATTGCTAGTAATACTCCTTATAATCAATTTGTTAGAGGTCTGATTACTGGAACAGGTAACACCTTCCAAAGTGGTAACGCTAGTTACTTAATCGGGGGTATTACTCAAATGGGGCCACCTCAAGATACCTATGACACTACCTTAGTACAAGCTACCACTAGATTTTTAGGAATCAACACTTTTGATTGTCTGCTTTGTCATAATGGTCAAGGCCATACTAACGCCTTAAATGTTTGGGCAACACAAGTAAAACGCACTGAAGCTTGGGAAATGGCTGCGTTTTTCTCTCGTGTAGGTATTAGAAGAAATATAGTTAGCCGGCAGCCAAATATTTTTAACTTTGATGTTATTGATTTGCAAAATGGTAATTACACACTTAACACTGATGATGGCAACCGACCTGCTCGCCAACCTGAAGCAGGTAGCTCAAATGTAGTAACACCTAGATATATTTTTACAGGTGAAAGACCTTCAACAGGTGAAAGTTATCGAGCCGCATTTGCTAGATTTTTAACGGCTGACCGTCAATTTGCACGTGCTACAGTTAATTATCTTTGGAAGCAATTTTATGGAATGGGAATAGTTGAACCTGTTGATAATTTTGATTTAGCACGCCTTGACCCAAATAGCCCAGTTGAAGACCCTTTTACCATTCAACCTACACACCCAGAATTGCTAGAAAAACTAACTGATGAATTTATCGGTAGTAACTATAACCTACAACATATAATGAGGTTAATTACTCAATCTAGCAGCTATCAACTTTCTTCAAGATATAACGGTGTTTGGAAAGCTGAATATGTACCGCTATTTGCTAGAAAATTTGTCCGTCGCCTAGATGCAGAAGAATTACACGACGCTATCAGCATAGCAACCAATATTTTCCCAAGCTACCAAATATTTGGATTTAATAGCCCTATTTCCTTTGCAATGCAACTGCCTGACACAAACGAGCCTTTTAACCGTAGAGATAGACGCGCTAACACTCCTGCAACACTCGTTGGACTAGTATTTCTAAATACTTTTGAACGTGGTGATAGAGATGATTTACCACGTAGTAATAGCCCAACAATTTCCCAAGGTCTAGCTTTGATGAACAGCCCATTTGTTAATACTCGTATTAGTGCAAATATTGCTAATAGTACGCTTAACCGTCTACTTGCTAATAGTAGCCAAGATGAAAAGCTAGTTGAAGATATGTTTTTAACTGTGCTTTCTCGTTTTCCAAACAAAACAGAAATGAATCAAGCACTTAGTATGTTAAAGCCCAACCGTAGCCAAGGCGCGGAAGATTTAATGTGGGTTTTAATGAATAAGATTGACTTTATCTATAACTACTAA
- a CDS encoding DUF1501 domain-containing protein produces MNKESKELIYAQEKLPTSRQSLIGGQGFSRREFFKLSALGLTGFFFSQVAKPMEVLAQTGPQLENTARYCIFVHLDGAPSHVDTFDLKEGDWTPKEFEPTTIGQFRWPKGLLPKLAEQLDKVSIVRSMSAYALVHPLAQIWTQIGRNPASGLSKIAPNIGAVVALEYENRRTANQKLPGFIALNAGNIVGRGYFPPQVAPFGVTPNPTGLANSTNPVGEARFTNRYNMLQSLDEENRKDNVIGAGSDDMAAAYTQARDLMYNPAIQSVFQYSESDSMSYGNNAFGNACLVARNIVKSDLGTRFIQINLGGWDNHNNIYTPQGLFNPARALDSGLGQLIADLAKTPSQTAGKSLLDETLIVAMGEFGRTVGRLNNQQGRDHYLQMSCLFAGAGVRGGRPIGSTDAMGAATLIQVGREVLPLDLKMYFVLSILL; encoded by the coding sequence ATGAATAAAGAATCAAAAGAATTAATTTATGCACAAGAAAAATTACCAACATCCCGCCAAAGTTTAATTGGAGGACAAGGTTTTAGCCGTCGAGAGTTCTTTAAGTTGTCAGCCCTTGGCTTAACAGGCTTTTTCTTTAGCCAAGTAGCTAAACCAATGGAAGTTTTAGCCCAAACCGGCCCACAACTAGAAAATACTGCGCGTTACTGTATTTTTGTTCATTTAGACGGCGCACCAAGCCATGTTGATACTTTTGACTTAAAAGAAGGCGATTGGACACCAAAGGAGTTTGAACCAACTACAATTGGTCAATTTCGTTGGCCTAAAGGCTTACTTCCAAAACTGGCCGAACAACTAGATAAAGTTTCAATAGTTCGTTCAATGAGTGCTTATGCTCTAGTGCATCCACTAGCGCAAATTTGGACGCAAATAGGGCGTAATCCTGCAAGTGGTCTTTCTAAAATTGCTCCAAATATTGGTGCTGTTGTAGCACTTGAATATGAAAATCGTCGGACTGCTAATCAAAAATTGCCAGGCTTTATAGCTCTTAATGCAGGTAATATTGTTGGTCGGGGCTATTTTCCTCCTCAAGTTGCTCCATTTGGCGTAACTCCAAACCCAACCGGACTAGCTAACTCTACTAATCCAGTAGGAGAAGCAAGGTTTACTAATCGCTATAACATGCTTCAAAGCTTGGATGAAGAAAACCGCAAGGATAATGTAATTGGTGCTGGTTCGGATGATATGGCAGCAGCTTATACACAAGCACGCGATTTAATGTATAACCCAGCAATACAATCTGTTTTTCAATACTCTGAAAGCGACTCAATGAGCTATGGAAATAATGCTTTTGGCAATGCTTGTTTAGTGGCTAGAAATATTGTGAAATCTGACCTAGGAACACGTTTTATACAAATTAACTTAGGTGGTTGGGATAATCACAATAATATTTACACTCCACAAGGCTTGTTTAATCCAGCTAGGGCTTTAGATTCAGGTTTAGGACAGCTAATTGCTGATTTAGCTAAAACACCTTCACAAACTGCTGGTAAGAGCTTGTTAGATGAAACTCTAATCGTGGCAATGGGTGAATTTGGCCGAACTGTAGGAAGGCTTAATAACCAACAAGGTAGAGATCATTACTTACAAATGTCTTGTTTATTTGCTGGTGCTGGTGTTCGTGGTGGTCGTCCAATAGGTTCAACCGATGCTATGGGTGCTGCTACGTTGATCCAGGTTGGGCGCGAGGTGTTACCATTAGACCTGAAGATGTATTTTGTACTATCTATTCTGCTTTAG
- a CDS encoding ankyrin repeat domain-containing protein, translated as MLKIILIALLMYSVDYGESKILKIILSAKPDINSRDRNGRTALLRAKESTSPDLAKILVEAGATP; from the coding sequence ATGCTAAAGATAATTTTAATAGCACTCTTAATGTATTCTGTTGATTATGGTGAAAGTAAAATTCTAAAAATAATTTTAAGTGCTAAACCAGACATTAATAGCAGAGATAGAAACGGACGTACCGCGCTACTTCGTGCTAAAGAAAGCACTAGCCCAGATTTAGCTAAAATCCTTGTAGAAGCCGGCGCGACTCCATAA
- a CDS encoding ankyrin repeat domain-containing protein produces the protein MFINSKLVFIFLAITLLCQVVFCQNPSRAKTPLRLVDQALFDAAYLGDDKLAKEALAAGADPNAKNDTGYTPLIFAADANQEEIIKLLIKANANVNAQDDSGRTSLMVAAINESNKAIKLLLNAQANVNLADRSGKTALMYAISTGNASGVKCF, from the coding sequence ATGTTTATTAACTCAAAACTTGTTTTTATTTTTTTAGCTATTACTTTGCTTTGCCAAGTTGTCTTTTGTCAAAACCCTTCTAGGGCTAAAACTCCGCTTAGACTTGTAGACCAAGCCTTATTTGATGCGGCTTATTTAGGCGATGATAAATTGGCTAAAGAAGCTTTGGCAGCAGGAGCAGACCCTAATGCTAAAAATGATACTGGCTATACACCTTTAATTTTTGCTGCTGATGCCAATCAAGAAGAAATTATTAAATTACTAATTAAAGCCAATGCCAATGTTAACGCTCAAGATGATAGCGGTAGGACATCCCTAATGGTTGCAGCAATTAACGAAAGTAATAAAGCAATAAAGCTACTATTAAACGCTCAAGCTAATGTTAATTTAGCTGATCGTAGCGGTAAAACAGCCCTAATGTATGCAATAAGCACTGGTAATGCTTCTGGAGTAAAATGCTTTTAG